GATTGCCGTAACAGAGATTTTCAGCGATAGTGCCGGACAAAAGCAGTACACTCTGGGAAACATAACCAATCCGGCTCCGCAGGGAACTCACCTCGCAATCCGACACCGGCAGATTATCAAAGAAAATTTCACCGGAAACAGGCCTGTAGAAACAGAGTACAAGGCTTAAAAGGGTCGTCTTTCCCACACCGCTTGGCCCCACAAGGGCAACCCGCTCTCCCGGTTCTATTACAAGGGAAACATTTTCGAGCACCGGTTCACGCTCATCGTAAGAAAAAGAAACGTCCCTGAACTCAATCTTTCCTGCCAATTTCTCAACCTTCCTGCCAACACCCACATTCTCCTCAATAGTGATATCGAAAAGTGCGGACACTCGCTCAAGGGCGGCAAGCGCCTTCTGGAGCTGAAGATTCGCTGAGGCTAAAAATTGCGCCGGCCCGAAGACGTAGCCCAGATATGCCAGAAAGGCAAGGAGAGAACCAAGGGTCCACTGACCATTAATAACCCAGTAGGCCCCTAATGCCAGGACAGCGCCCTTGGCAAACCACGGCATGGAATTGATCACCAGACCGGCCACTGAACTGACTGTTGACTCTTCCAGTGATATTTGAAAGACCTTCTTCAATTCGGCTACAATGTTTTTTCCCGCACGATCCTCAGCAGAAAATGCCTTAATCAGAGGAACAGAGGTAAGTGACTCCTGAAGACGGCTTGACACATTGGCCTCCTGCTCCATACTCTCATGACTCAAAATATGGATCTTCCCGGAAAAAAAGCGAATACTATAAAAAAGTCCGGGAATAACGAAGACAACCCCGATGGCAAGTCTCCATTCAAGATAGAACAGAAATCCCAGGCCGCCGATGAATCGAAGCACATTGCTGATCATGTAAACAATAGTACCGGAGAAAAACCAGCGCAGTTCCTCTACATCGGAGGAAAGCCGTGACATGAGATAGCCCGTCTTGTTTCTGTCAAAAAACGCCTTGGGAAAGCGCAGCGTCCTGTCAAGAAGGGCCTTCTGAATATCGAGAATAATCACCTGCTCCA
This sequence is a window from Syntrophales bacterium. Protein-coding genes within it:
- a CDS encoding ABC transporter ATP-binding protein, which encodes EQVIILDIQKALLDRTLRFPKAFFDRNKTGYLMSRLSSDVEELRWFFSGTIVYMISNVLRFIGGLGFLFYLEWRLAIGVVFVIPGLFYSIRFFSGKIHILSHESMEQEANVSSRLQESLTSVPLIKAFSAEDRAGKNIVAELKKVFQISLEESTVSSVAGLVINSMPWFAKGAVLALGAYWVINGQWTLGSLLAFLAYLGYVFGPAQFLASANLQLQKALAALERVSALFDITIEENVGVGRKVEKLAGKIEFRDVSFSYDEREPVLENVSLVIEPGERVALVGPSGVGKTTLLSLVLCFYRPVSGEIFFDNLPVSDCEVSSLRSRIGYVSQSVLLLSGTIAENLCYGNPEAKKADIIKAAETAGIHDFIESLPAGYETLIGEKGINLSEGEKQRLALARALIKNPDILVLDEPASALDSVTERSVFQSLPDLIQGKTLIVVAHRLSTIEHSDRIFLLNENRLVAIGSHQTLLKSSDYYRFLVACQQTDGSSF